A DNA window from Ostrea edulis chromosome 5, xbOstEdul1.1, whole genome shotgun sequence contains the following coding sequences:
- the LOC125649714 gene encoding protein SPEC3-like: MDNTAYKQQPYGQPAPSYGQPAPPYGPQYPQPVNSSSNNVTVVTAGYQTPTVILPVNTDRDWTVPAIIATLFCFFPTGICAIIAAVNARSQFLAGDMEGGRTSNAWARGLTMTSIGIGTVLVIIIIALYIWVWSVVTINPYT; the protein is encoded by the exons ATGGACAACACTGCTT ACAAACAACAGCCTTATGGTCAGCCAGCCCCGTCTTATGGACAGCCAGCCCCGCCTTATGGACCTCAGTATCCACAACCAGTGAACAGCAGTAGCAACAACGTCACGGTAGTG ACGGCTGGATACCAAACGCCAACGGTCATCCTCCCCGTCAACACCGACAGAGACTGGACCGTTCCCGCCATTATTGCAACACTCTTCTGTTTCTTTCCGACCGGAATCTGTGCCATTATCGCTGCTGTTAAT GCCAGAAGCCAGTTCTTGGCCGGTGACATGGAGGGTGGTCGAACCAGCAACGCCTGGGCCAGGGGTTTGACAATGACTTCCATTGGAATTGGGACTGTGCTTGTCATTATCATCATTGCTCTGTACATCTGGGTATGGTCGGTGGTCACCATCAATCCATATACCTAG